A genomic window from Sorex araneus isolate mSorAra2 chromosome 2, mSorAra2.pri, whole genome shotgun sequence includes:
- the LOC101546215 gene encoding olfactory receptor 2AJ1-like codes for MAWQNNETSGSDFILLDLFQDTPVPWIFLTLTVVDFLVALLGNSTIIFLIWADPLLHNPMYFLLSQLSLMDILYISTSVPKVVLVFLSGDRRISFIGCSYQMFLFTILFGSELLLLPVMAYDRYVAICHPLRYPILMRPKVCVLLVLVTWLAALVNAMIHVIYTLTLPYCGSRKIHHFFCEIPALLKVVCMDTSQYEKGLFVSGVIFLLLPFSAILGSYGSILSTVLGMGSRQGLKKALTTCSSHVIVVSLFYGPAIFKYIVPKSYHTPEQEELVSVFYNVITPMLNPLIYSLRNKDVARALRKVLGK; via the coding sequence ATGGCATGGCAGAACAACGAGACTTCAGGGAGTGATTTCATCCTCCTGGATCTGTTTCAAGACACCCCAGTTCCCTGGATCTTCTTGACGCTCACTGTGGTAGATTTTCTGGTCGCCCTGCTTGGCAACTCCACAATCATCTTCCTCATCTGGGCTGACCCTCTTCTCCACAACCCCATGTACTTCCTGCTCAGCCAGCTCTCCCTCATGGATATTCTGTATATCTCTACATCTGTCCCCAAAGTGGTCCtggtctttctctctggggatcgCCGCATCTCCTTCATAGGGTGCAGCTATCAGATGTTCCTCTTCACTATCCTGTTTGGTTCAGAGCTTCTCTTGTTGCCCGTGATGGCATATGACCGATATGTGGCCATCTGTCACCCACTGCGCTATCCCATCCTCATGCGCCCCAAGGTCTGTGTGTTGCTGGTACTTGTGACCTGGCTGGCGGCCCTGGTCAATGCTATGATCCATGTGATCTACACTCTGACTCTCCCCTACTGTGGCTCCAGGAAAatccatcatttcttttgtgagaTCCCAGCTCTCCTCAAAGTGGTCTGTATGGACACCTCCCAGTATGAAAAAGGCCTTTTTGTCAGTGGGGTGATTTTTCTACTGCTTCCCTTCTCAGCCATTCTGGGCTCCTATGGCAGCATACTGTCCACTGTACTGGGCATGGGGTCAAGGCAGGGACTCAAGAAAGCCTTGACTACGTGCTCTTCTCACGTGATTGTGGTGTCTCTGTTCTATGGTCCTGCCATCTTCAAGTACATTGTTCCCAAGTCCTACCACACCCCTGAGCAGGAGGAATTAGTCTCTGTGTTTTACAATGTTATAACGCCCATGCTCAACCCTCTCATCTACAGCCTGCGGAACAAGGATGTTGCTAGAGCTCTCAGGAAAGTTCTTGGAAAATGA
- the LOC101545952 gene encoding olfactory receptor 2T27-like → MAWQSNQTSGSDFILLDLFHGTPVPRVLVAFTLVDLLVALLGNSTILLLIWADPLLHNPMYFLLSQLSLMDLLYICTFVPKMVLVFLSGDRRISFIGCSFQMFLFNTLAGSEFLLLAVMSYDRYVAICQPLRYPILMRPRVCVLLVLVTWLGALLNAMIHVPYTLTLPYCGSREIHHFFCEIPALLKVVCVDTSQYEMGVFVSGVVFILLPFSAILGSYGSILSTVLGMGSRQGLRKALTTCSSHVIVVSLFYGAAIIKYIVPKSYHTPEQEELVSVLYTIITPMLNPLIYSLRNKDVARAFWKVFGK, encoded by the coding sequence ATGGCATGGCAGAGCAACCAGACTTCAGGGAGTGATTTCATCCTCCTGGATCTGTTTCACGGCACCCCAGTTCCCCGGGTCCTCGTGGCGTTCACCTTGGTGGACCTTCTAGTCGCCCTGCTTGGCAACTCCACAATCCTCCTCCTCATCTGGGCTGACCCTCTTCTCCACAACCCCATGTACTTCCTGCTCAGCCAGCTCTCCCTCATGGATCTCTTGTATATCTGCACTTTTGTCCCCAAGATGGTCCtggtctttctctctggggatcgCCGCATCTCCTTCATAGGGTGCAGCTTTCAGATGTTTCTCTTCAACACTCTGGCTGGATCAGAATTCCTGTTGCTGGctgtgatgtcctatgaccgaTATGTTGCGATCTGCCAGCCACTGCGTTATCCCATCCTCATGCGCCCCAGGGTCTGCGTGTTGTTGGTACTTGTGACCTGGCTGGGGGCCCTGCTCAATGCTATGATCCATGTGCCCTACACTCTGACTCTCCCCTACTGTGGCTCCCGGGAAatccatcatttcttttgtgagaTCCCAGCTCTCCTCAAAGTGGTCTGTGTGGACACCTCCCAGTATGAAATGGGTGTTTTTGTGAGTGGGGTGGTTTttatccttcttcctttttcagcTATTCTGGGCTCCTATGGCAGCATACTGTCCACTGTACTGGGCATGGGGTCAAGGCAGGGACTCAGGAAAGCCTTGACTACGTGCTCTTCTCACGTGATTGTGGTGTCCCTCTTCTATGGTGCTGCCATCATCAAGTACATTGTGCCAAAGTCCTACCACACCCCTGAGCAGGAGGAATTGGTCTCTGTTCTTTACACCATTATAACGCCCATGCTCAATCCTCTCATCTACAGCCTGCGGAACAAGGATGTTGCTAGAGCCTTCTGGAAAGTTTTTGGAAAATGA